AGCTATAGTTTTTCAGATAAATAATTTCCAAGCCGCTTAGCGAAACATATCAGCAGGCTATGGAAAAATCCTCACGCATTTTCTGCATAACGCAGATGATTTTACTCGCATCCTGCATATAAGATTTGAACGCTTTTACGACTGAATCATGAAGGTCTTCAAACGTTTTAAAATACTTCAAGTGCGTTGCGTCCCGTTTAGTATTTTTCCAAAGCTTCTCAATGGGATTATAATCGGGAGAATAGGCAGGAAGTGGCGTAATCGTAAGACGATCCGCGTGCAGGTTCTTAAATTCAGTGACGATTTTACTATGATGATAAGGCGCACCGTCTTCAACCAGAAAAATTTTACCCTCATAAAATGCCAGCAGTTGTTCTAAAAACTCAATATAACTGAGTCCATTAAATTTCCCCGCTGTTTCGGCATGCTTTAATATAACCCCTTGATAAGTCGCCATTGATTTTTCATCAACAAGGGCTCTTAGCGCGGTTAAAAAATCAAACTCTGTTGCATACAGCTCGCCCTTTAAAGTCTTAAGCAGAGCCAGTAGTTCGGTGGGTAATTTCGCCTCTTTCAGTAACTTCAGCGATTTTGGCTGCAGAGAATAGGCCAGTAATTGCCGATATTGAAAGCTTCCGTCGCCAAGCTCAATCGTGCCAAACATTTTCAGTCCCTTGCGTATCCCTCTGGTTTTTACCGTGGGCTGTTGTCCTATCGGAGCCCAGGTACGCGCCAATGAACCCCACATCGCAAAGGAGACCTCATCGCCAAACAACACCACGGCATTTTCTTCTTTGGCTTTTTTGATCAGTGCGGGTAAGGTCTCCTCCAGCCAGACTTTTCTAGCCTGTTCATACTTTTCCTCATCCTGGCGGTCACTGATGAAATGGGCTTTTTGGTAACTTAATCCCAGTTTTTTCAATAAGCTTGGCAAGTAGTTCAGGTTGTAACAAACTGAAAATTTGAGCAAAATAAGCTCTGCAATCATGGCGCAGTTCCATATTCCGCTCGTAAATCCGTGTGCTTCAGGGCCTTCAGCTACCATGTCATGCAATTGTTTTTGCTGCGCTTTAGTCAGTTTTTCTTTGCGTCCACGGCCATGGTAATGCTTACCCATTACCCAGTTTATTCCTCCGGACATGAATTTTATTAGCCAATTGACGACAGTTTTGACGCTTATTCCAAACAGTATGGCAATCTCGTTTATTCCTCGCCCTTCGCCATAACAAATCAGTGCTGTTGCTAATCGGTATGCTTGAATATTTTTTAATTTGAACGCAATTAACGAACTTGCTCGTAGTTTTTTCAATAGTTCTTTGGAAAAGGTTATCATTGCTATGCTTATTATAAGGATTGTAAGTGAAGGTATTTTAAAGGCGTTTGGTTATGATTTTTGTGGATTTTGGAAAATTAATTTCTGAAAGTCTATATATGTGAAACTGGAGAGATGGCTCGGAAAGTTTGGCTTTACAATCAGATAATATTAAAAATAGAGGTTAATTTATGTCTAATGGGTCGCTGTGAGTCGTTTAGAGCTCTCGAATCTCGTTAGATGGCCATAACAGATGGCGAGTGTGGTAAAAAATCAGGTGCTGTTTACCGTTAATTGAAATGCGCCTTAACATAGACGCTAACGTACGTTTTCGTACCACTGGACTTCAAACCCCCAAACCAACGAAATCGGCAGGGTCATTCCGCTACTGGATGCCATCGCCATCCAAGGCAAGACCCTCACCGTCGACGCATTACTGACCCAGCGCAAATTCGCTGACTAGGTGGTCAATCGCGAGGCCGATTATCACTTCACCGTCAAAAATAACCAGCCCACGTTACGCGAGGATATTGCCCTGTTCTTCGAGAACCGGCAAGAACCGGATTTTATCGACTCTACCCCGCCCGATCACGGCCGTATCGAAACCCGCAAAATCTGGACAACCACTGCGCTCAACCAGTACCTGGATTTTCCCCATGTCGGCCAAGCCTTCATGATCGAGCGGGAAAGCATCAACAAAAAAACAGGTGAACGTAGCCACGAAGTCGTTTACGGGCTGACCAGTTGCACGTCCCAAAAGGCTGATGCCGAGAAAGTCCTGAAGACCAACCGCGAACATTGGGGCATCGAAAACAGTTGCCACTACGTGATTGATTGGAACTACAACGAAGACCGCTGCCGTATCAGTACCGGCCATGGCCCCGCCAACATCACCCGGCTACGCCGCTTCGCTGTGGGCCTAATCAAATCCAAAGGGGCTGACTGCGTGGCGCAAAAAATACGCGATCTGGTTCGAAACACGCGACTGGTTTTTGATTACCTTAAGATGACGAAAAACTCTTGCGCTGTTGGTTGCTCAGGATGAGAGCGGTGGGTGGAGAACAAATTTACCGTGCATCGTGTAGTAATTTTTTAGACGTGGGCAACGATTATAGTAAAATTGGTAATTATTGCGCAGACTGACAAAATTTGAGACCTAACCCAGGCGATAGCATAAGGGCGCTGTCGTAACTTCGGTGCCAAAGTTGGAACCGCCGAGCTTGAACTGCACGCTTGAGACGCCGACATTATCAGAGGTACTGGGCAAAGACCATCGCCTCAGTACCTGTAATATTGACGTCGTTGGCGTGCAGTGTCATGGAACGGTAATTGACTGGGTAAGCTGGTTGTTAGTTTCGTTCAACTCCGCAAAGCGGTTGACATCATCGACCCAAGCTTTAACCGTGTGGGCGCCGGTCGGAATGGCGTAGGCTCCACCGTTGGTGTTAATAGTGACGGATGTACCTGCAGCCAGGGGCCCCATTACGGAGCCCCAGGTTTTAGGGATACCATCCACCGAATACCTTACGCCGACGTATACGCCGGCGGGAGTCGCTGCAGTACCCTGGTTCTTCACCCTGCACTGGAAGATGCCGTGTGCATAATAGAGCGCGGTGACAATGACGTCGGGGAGTTTCGTGGTATTGTTGACCGTTACATTCACGCCAGTACTTGTCGTCGTGTTCCCCGCAGCGTCTCGCGCTACGGCTTTGATGGTATGGATGCCATCGACCACAGCCGTGCTGTCCCAAGCGATAGCGTAGGGCGCTGTTGTATCTTCCGGAGGGTCATAATCGCCGCTGATCAGGAACTGCACCCCGGCGACGCCGACATTGTCAGCTGCGTTGGCAGAGAGTGTGACAGCAGCGCCGGCAACAGTAGCGTTGTTTGTGGGAGCGGTTATAGAAACGGTGGGGGATTGGGTGTCACCGGAAACCTGCTTGGAAAGCTGGTTATTGGTTTCGTTCAACTCCGCAAAGCGGTTGACATCATCGGCCCAAACCGTAACCGTGTGGATGCCGGACGGAATGACGTAGGATACACCGTTGGTGCCAATAGTGACGGAGGCACCTGCAGCCAGGGGCCCCATTACGGAGCCCCAGGTTTTTAGGGCGCCATCCACCGAATATGCTACGCCGACATATACACCTGCAGGGGTTGCAGCGGTACCCTGGTTCATCACCGTACTCGTGAAGATGCCGTTGGCATAAGAGAGCGAGGTGACAATGACGTCGGGGAGTTTCGTGGTATTGTTAACTTTTATAGCCACGCCAGCGCTTGTCGTCTTAAGCCCGGCTGCATTTCGCGCAACGGCGGTGAGCGTGTGCGCGCCATCGGTGGCGGTTGTGCTGTTCCAGGTGATACCGTAGGGAGCAGCGGTATCTTCGGCACCGAGATTGTTGCCGTCGAGCTTGAACTGCACGCCCGAGACGCCGACATTGTCAGACGCACTGGCAGTGACTGCAACAGCAGCGCCTGCAACAGTAGCGCCATTGGCGGGGGCGCTGATAGAGACCGTAGGATTGGGACCCGCGCTGATCTTGACGAACCTGGCCACAGACGGGACGCCGTTTCCGTTTAGAATGAAGAGCATGTAGTAGCCGGGGGGCGCAACATTGCCGCTTGGAGGAGCCAGGACACTGAGGCCTCCTGTGGTCTTCGTAAACTGCAGATTGTTGATGACCTGGCCCTGATTGAAGGCGTGGGTCACCGAGCCAATTTTCAGCAGGGTGACCTTGGTGACCGCAGCGGCGTCCGGTGTTCCAACGCTAAAAGGCTGCCCATAGATGATGCTGGCCGGCGCCGACGCGATGGCCGGCCTGGCTCCCTTGAACAGATACGGCGGTGAATATAGCTCGACATCCGGGTACCCGTTGCCGCCCGTGCTGAAAACCCGGCCGTCAGGCAGAAGCAGCGCTGAAGAATGATACACGCGGGGGATGCCCGTGCTGCTGGCGAGCGTCGTCCATTTTTCGGTGGCCGGATCCCACAGCTCGGCCGCATCCACGTGGCCGGTGGGGTCATTGAAGCCGGTCGAGGCGGTGCCGCCGGTAACCAGTACCTTACCATCGGGCAACAGCGTTGCATTGAGCTGGCGCCGGGCATATTGCATGGCGCCGACGGCGCGCCAGCTCGGGAATGCCTGGTTGAGGTCGATGACCTCAGCTTTATTCACCGGCGGTTGGCCGCCGCCCACCACCAGGATTTTGCCGGGTGCGTACATTACCGCCGACCCGAAATCCTGGTATGCGCCAAGCCGCGTCGCGACAAATTTCCAGGCACCAGGCCCCGACGTGTCCAGATAGCGGGTATTCGACGCCATCCCGGCATAGAAGACCTTGCCGTTCGGCGCCTGGAACATTCGGGGATAAAGGTCCAGCTCGAGCTGGGCACCGGTCAAATCCCGCCAGGTTCCGGTCTTTACCTGCATCACTTGCGGCAGCGTGTTGACCCCGACTGTGGTGTCGATGGAGCCGGAAATCGTCAACACGTCGCCGTTGGCCAAAGCGGTAGTGGTCGGGTACCAGCGGCCCGCGTTCATATCAGGCAAGCTGGTCCACGTGTTGGTTACATAATTATACTTGGCGGCCCGTGACAGACCCACGCCATTAGAGATATGGCCGCCGGCTACGAAGAGGGAGCCATCGGCCAGGAACGTATGCCCTATGCAGAACATGTTGATGTCCGGCTTGCTGAGAATCGACTCGTGGGCAACAAGAGAGACGTTGGCGGGGTCCAGATTGAAGGGATCCGCAGGATCCCAGGATCGAGTACCATCAGCGGCGCGTGTCCCGATGTCGCCCTCCCAGGTCATGACCTTGCCGTTGGGCAGCAGGTTGGTGTGGACCGGAAAATAGGACAGCCGCGCAACTTTCGTCCACTGCCCGGTAACATTGGGTAAGGCACTCGCCGGGGTAGCGAAGCACAACCCGAACAGGGCGGCGGCGACGATAGCGAAGAGCGGACTTCGGTGCGACATTGACATTAGTGAGCCCCTCCGGACGGGCGCTTTAAACGGAAGATTCGAAGTGGAAGATCATGCGTCTCATGAGAGCTCGCAGCGGTATGTATAATTTTATCGTGGCCGATTGCGACAATAAGACCCTGCGCACTGATCGCGATGGCGTGGGTGAGCTCGAAGCCGGAGTTCGACGTCAGCAGGTCGTTCAGGTCCTGCAAGCCGTCTTTCTCCGTCCACAGGAACGCGTGTTCCTTGCTATAACCATCAGAAGAAACACCCACCACCTCCTGGTTATTATTGACCGCGAGCGCTTGGCTCCATCTCCGGTTTGAGAGGGCGCCGATACTCTGGATAGCGCCTCCGGCCGGCCAGATGACGGCGTGATGCACAGCCTCGGGATTCCCCGAAGACCCGACGACATCACCGCGATCATTAATGCCCAACGCCGCGCTCTCATAATCGCCGGGCAGCGTGCCGAGATCCTGAGCCGTGCCGCCCTTCCAGAGGACCGCGCGCGGCCCTGAGGTGGTGTCGCACGCGCCCGCAACATCTCCGCGATCGTTGATTGCCTGGCCTCGACAGGCACTGCTGTCGGGTAGCATCGGCAGCGCCTCAATGGCGCCCTCGGGACTCCAAATGACGGCATGAACGCCGTCGGCTCCGCTCGACCAGCCAGCCGCCTTTCCCGGCGTGTTGATGGCCGACGCCGAACTGCTGGTGTCGCCTGGGAGCGTTCCGAGCAAATCGATTCCGCTGGTCTGTCTGGAGCGGAAGGCGCGCATCCCCGTGGCAGTGTTCACTGAGCCCACGACTTGACTGTGTTTGTTGATGCCCAACACGGTGCTGTAATCGCTGCCAGCGGGCAGTCCCGCGATCTCCTGCAGTCCGTTGCCGCCTATAAAGAACCCTTGGTGGCCCTTATCACCTTGTGCGGTTCCCACGATCTCGCCACCCTCGTTCGCCGCTCGCACCACGCGGGTCGATCCTGTGGGCAGGACCCCCGCCTCCGTGGCTGTGTAGACAACTCCAGCCGCTTCTGCGTGTCCAGGAGCCAACGCGAGCCCCGCGCAGAGCATCAGCACAGGAGCGGCAAGGAACGGAGTTGGCCACGGTAAGCCAAGGTTCTCCTTCGGGAGCGATCTACGCCGATTTACGTACGATGATATGATGGCGAGTCTCCACGGCAGTCCGAGACCACGCCTCTGGTGTAGTGTTGTGATTTTTTTGTTCATAATGGTTACAAAATAATTAGAGTTTCCGGATGAATAAGAAATTTAGTGCAAACACATATACAAATGAACATCGAACTAATTTATCAACGATTTATATCAGGCATAAATAACGCCAATATCTTAACGTCAAAAATATATTTTATATTTTTTATCAAAAACACTATGTTATTAATTCTACACGATGTGATTGATAAGAAATTGATTGCTTAATGTTTTAAAAATTACGGTTATTACGCTTAAAAAATGTGTAATGGCATTTACTTTTGCACCAATAATTCACCGTTGACATTCAGTAATGTTGGATAACTGAAGTTTCCCAGTTTTTAAACAACGCCAATCATGCTGGCAATGCGGGATAGAGATTTAATGCAGGGTTTGCGTAATGTATAGCATACCCACATTAATTGATTTTCCTATGTACGTCATAAGCATAAAAACCGGGAAACTTCAGATATAGAAATATAAATAACAAATGGGCTTACGATGTCTGGAAACACAACTAATCTTCATAACATATTACGGTTTTCATTAAACCTTCTCTCGCTGAATATGTCAAGTGGGGAATCTCTTAAGCACGCAAAGCAAGCATCTGGTAGATACCATCAAAATGACGGCTTATCGTGCGGAAACGGCTATGGCTAACAGTCTGCGTGAAAATATGTCTCACCCTGATGAAGTGTGCACACTACTTCGCGCACTCTATAACACTGAAGCAGATTTGCTACCTGATCTGGAAGCGCAAACATTAACCATCAGACTCCATCATTTAGCGAATGTCATGTCTGATAATGTGATTGAAAAACGTTGCATTCAACTCAATGCAACGGAAACCCGATTTCCTCGTACTAATTTACGCATGGTGTTCAAAGTAGGGTCAATTTAAAATCCTGGAGGTCTGGGTGTCTGACACTACCTAATTTCAGACGGCCGTCAATAATCTGGAAGAACGGGTTATCGAGATAAGCATCGTCTGCTTTCTGCGCTGCTGCCGTTAGGAGGCCACGAATTTGCTGGGGTTATTGAACCAAAAGAACGGTTTGACCCAGTCACAACCTGGAGCCCTTGTCGTTAATGGTCTATAAATGGGGTTGAAGTTCAGTGGTACGGAAACGTACGCTAAGTGTAGCGGCCCGATAATATAAATCACAGGAACCGATTATATCGGTTTTTCGGGACCATATTAGCTGATAAAATCGGGGCGCCAGGAACTACATTAACTGAGAATTACGATAGTTACTCAGCGCCAACATACGCCTTAAATTTTATAAAAATGACGACATATCCGGTTGACTAACCGAAAATAGAGCCGCCCCGCTCAAAAAACAGGCTTACTGGACCAATAGCAACCTAACCTCGTTTGCTAGTTTTGGCAATTTTGCAAGTCCCTCGATAGCCTTTCATTTAGGGGGTTTTAAAACTGCTAATTTGAAATGAACTCATGCGCACCTATATCGGGATATGTTCCACGAACAACCTGGAAGAAGTCCTTGGCCACCTTATTTATCGGCATTGCCGCATTTATCACTGGTGAACCTCTGGATGATATCTTGAAATAATCCGGTTTCAAAGTACCTGGCGTTGTTGTTCCTGTTCTAGCTATCTGCGGATTATCCAGTACGTCAGTCCAGGATGCGGCTAACGATGGCCTCATCACCGGCCAGTTATTATTTGAAAAAGCAATGCCGTTCTTACTTGGAACCTTGCTATATCCCATAACAATATTATTTCTAATTTGTGAATTTGCATTTACTATGGATTTACTCCCTCCATTTCCTGTAAATAACCCACCATTGATAATGGTATTGTTTGCTATTAACGCATTTTTTAATCCGGAATTTGGAACTATAGTCCAGCTGAAAGCTTGAAAATTAGCGTTGTAAATAAAATTGTTGATAACAGTATTGTTAGCAGAGCGAGGAACGGTTGACACTTCATCGGCCATCGTTAAGCCAAAACTCATATTGCCTCTATTTGGTATTACTTGAGGGGAAGAAATGTAGATTAAGTTTCTCTGCACCAAGCTATTAGTAGTGTCAGAAAGATACAAGTTTATTGCCCAGTTGTTATAAATAACATTATCTTCGATAGTACAATGATCCGCTTCATAACAGGATAGACCTTCTCCCCAATTG
The sequence above is drawn from the Patescibacteria group bacterium genome and encodes:
- a CDS encoding IS630 family transposase yields the protein MITFSKELLKKLRASSLIAFKLKNIQAYRLATALICYGEGRGINEIAILFGISVKTVVNWLIKFMSGGINWVMGKHYHGRGRKEKLTKAQQKQLHDMVAEGPEAHGFTSGIWNCAMIAELILLKFSVCYNLNYLPSLLKKLGLSYQKAHFISDRQDEEKYEQARKVWLEETLPALIKKAKEENAVVLFGDEVSFAMWGSLARTWAPIGQQPTVKTRGIRKGLKMFGTIELGDGSFQYRQLLAYSLQPKSLKLLKEAKLPTELLALLKTLKGELYATEFDFLTALRALVDEKSMATYQGVILKHAETAGKFNGLSYIEFLEQLLAFYEGKIFLVEDGAPYHHSKIVTEFKNLHADRLTITPLPAYSPDYNPIEKLWKNTKRDATHLKYFKTFEDLHDSVVKAFKSYMQDASKIICVMQKMREDFSIAC
- a CDS encoding Ig-like domain-containing protein; translation: MSHRSPLFAIVAAALFGLCFATPASALPNVTGQWTKVARLSYFPVHTNLLPNGKVMTWEGDIGTRAADGTRSWDPADPFNLDPANVSLVAHESILSKPDINMFCIGHTFLADGSLFVAGGHISNGVGLSRAAKYNYVTNTWTSLPDMNAGRWYPTTTALANGDVLTISGSIDTTVGVNTLPQVMQVKTGTWRDLTGAQLELDLYPRMFQAPNGKVFYAGMASNTRYLDTSGPGAWKFVATRLGAYQDFGSAVMYAPGKILVVGGGQPPVNKAEVIDLNQAFPSWRAVGAMQYARRQLNATLLPDGKVLVTGGTASTGFNDPTGHVDAAELWDPATEKWTTLASSTGIPRVYHSSALLLPDGRVFSTGGNGYPDVELYSPPYLFKGARPAIASAPASIIYGQPFSVGTPDAAAVTKVTLLKIGSVTHAFNQGQVINNLQFTKTTGGLSVLAPPSGNVAPPGYYMLFILNGNGVPSVARFVKISAGPNPTVSISAPANGATVAGAAVAVTASASDNVGVSGVQFKLDGNNLGAEDTAAPYGITWNSTTATDGAHTLTAVARNAAGLKTTSAGVAIKVNNTTKLPDVIVTSLSYANGIFTSTVMNQGTAATPAGVYVGVAYSVDGALKTWGSVMGPLAAGASVTIGTNGVSYVIPSGIHTVTVWADDVNRFAELNETNNQLSKQVSGDTQSPTVSITAPTNNATVAGAAVTLSANAADNVGVAGVQFLISGDYDPPEDTTAPYAIAWDSTAVVDGIHTIKAVARDAAGNTTTSTGVNVTVNNTTKLPDVIVTALYYAHGIFQCRVKNQGTAATPAGVYVGVRYSVDGIPKTWGSVMGPLAAGTSVTINTNGGAYAIPTGAHTVKAWVDDVNRFAELNETNNQLTQSITVP
- a CDS encoding ISAs1 family transposase yields the protein MVNREADYHFTVKNNQPTLREDIALFFENRQEPDFIDSTPPDHGRIETRKIWTTTALNQYLDFPHVGQAFMIERESINKKTGERSHEVVYGLTSCTSQKADAEKVLKTNREHWGIENSCHYVIDWNYNEDRCRISTGHGPANITRLRRFAVGLIKSKGADCVAQKIRDLVRNTRLVFDYLKMTKNSCAVGCSG